CGACCACCCGATTAAAGGTGAGTGCGTATTGCGCCTGGTGGTAATAGACGACGAGAATGGCATTATCCGCGACTACGTCGTTGATAACGGCTTCTGTCCCCAGGGTGGGAAAGGGATAGGCTTTGGCCGTTTCACCGAAACGAATACCCAGTGTGAGGGTTTTGGGGGGGAAGATCTTTGCGGTTGGGTTGTCTTCCAAACTGGGAAAGGAGGGGAAAAGCGGTGCGGTGTTCGGATCCCGATAGTCGCCATAGGGATAAGTACGGTATCTGCTGGGCGCATAAATACCCGTATTGGCACTGATGACTTTGGAATCGGGATAGAGTTGTTTCCAGTAGCGCCAGGTGGTTTCGATTACGGGCAGGAGTTGCAATTCGTCGGTTCCACCTTCAACTGGGATGTGGATCATCTGGGGATACAGGATTCCCTGTTGACGGCGGTCGTACATAATGAGGTTGTTGTTGAATAGCAAACCGGAGACCCCACAATGGATGCGCGATTGGTCATTGCTCTGTCCGCTAAATATGAGTCCCGTTCCCGTCAGTGGGCAAAAGCTCACGACAATGGGGTGTTCTCCAACCACGTCGTTGATGATTTCGTGCCACCATCCCA
This window of the Gemmatimonadota bacterium genome carries:
- a CDS encoding DUF3179 domain-containing protein, whose product is MKIFLKSTILFALFGLMTCGGKSNDILGPGDSGNPPAASGDTTSGNTQTSGSINREPQAGGNFLSDFPKDRILSGGVPPDGIPALTDPQFVELTSSEAAYLSDEDLVLGVVLNGEAKAYPHNMGWWHEIINDVVGEHPIVVSFCPLTGTGLIFSGQSNDQSRIHCGVSGLLFNNNLIMYDRRQQGILYPQMIHIPVEGGTDELQLLPVIETTWRYWKQLYPDSKVISANTGIYAPSRYRTYPYGDYRDPNTAPLFPSFPSLEDNPTAKIFPPKTLTLGIRFGETAKAYPFPTLGTEAVINDVVADNAILVVYYHQAQYALTFNRVV